The Brettanomyces bruxellensis chromosome 8, complete sequence genome segment GATGTATCTGCAACTTACATGCTTTAGAGCAGCTCTCATTCCCAAGATCATCAATCAGGTGTGAAGATTATCAATTTGATTGGCCCCAGAATTTATGGTATTTAAAACTTCAGGGGGGAATCACGGACGACTTCTTAATGAATTCTGTTTTTCCTTCTACAATTAGATCTTTGGAGTTTGCACACTGCCCCAATGTAAGTGATGAAGGAGcaaatgatattttgagCAAGATTGGGTTCCAGTTAGAACGACTTTCTGTTTTTTATCCCATGCCCATGCTTTCTGGAGAGGGATTTAACTTTGCATTGCTTTATTGTCCCAATTTAAAGATGCTTTATGCTAGTATTTCATACATATCTAACAATCTTTTCAGAATGGAATATTTGCCACCACTTGCTGACAAGGATAGACCCTTGAAGCATATTATTATAGATTCTCCGGGACAAGCTGGTGAGGGTGCAAAAATAGATCCTGATGAAATTACATCTGCAATTTGCGGTGACCGGCTTCCTTGTTTGCATTCGCTGACATATAGTAAGCATTTAGGATGGAATATCACGAGTGATGAGATTCAAGATTTGGTATTTGAGATGGAGAACCGTGGAGGTGAAGTGTATCAGATGTGATTTGCTTGTTTTCCTGGTTTGCTTTCAACATAACTGAGAGGGTACGACATTTGACTTCTTGTTGTTGCAACTTTCATGTATAACATATCAAAATGCGACAATTCGCACAGGTCTACAatcttaaattttttggcATTAATGTGCACACGTTGTAATTTATCACATTTTTTAGATTATTTAATCTACCAATATATATGCAATTAGGAAAGAATGCTTTTGACTATAGAGGCGATGAAATGACCTTAAAGTGACTTATtcataaatttctttctactGAACGCCATCCAAAACTTATTTGGCTTAAGTTCATCCTTACCGTATAACCTTTCAATCAATCTCATTGCAAGCTCCTGCCTGAATTGCGTAAGATACTGTCTGAAAAAGATAGACTCATTTCTGTCCTTTGGAGCCTGGTACAACGAATTGAGTGGGAAACCGATGTCCCCAGGAATGGCAAAGTCTTCCGATGCAAGATTCAATAATACCCTGACAGATTCAGACTTTGACATCCGTATATTAAGCTTATTCAAACACTGAGACACAAACAAGATACCATAGATTAATGTACGGTCCGCTGGACCCttaatttgaaaattcttGAAGAATGTATTTGCTCTGAATAGATCCAATATCTCATCAATAATATCGTATTCTGAATCACATGGTAACGAAGGACCTTTAAATTTGGTTTTTAATGGCAAGACGGCAAAGTCTCCCACTTCCCTGGAGTTTGCACCATCAACGAGAAACGTAGAATGGTAGGCTGGCATAATGCTATATTAATCACACCAAACGCaattaaggaaaaagagtatatatgtatatttatatactttaaaattaaaaacaCAACCAACGCCTTACGTTGCTTTGTGTACATCCAAGTGTTTGACACTACGTTGATACGCTGAGGCTGAGAATAATTACGGACATAGAgttaataataaaaaaaaagcgaggagaaaaagacgCGCCACGAGCCACGAGCTTTCGACACTCGACTACAAAAACAACGTGGCGCATATATATACTATTGAAGCATCCTAATTTACACTTCTGGATTGAAATATATCCATAACTATATTTGAGactaaataaatatattgaacACACATGTAACAATaatatatcaaaaaaaCGAAGTGGAGTGCgacaaagagaaaataagcTTGATAGCAATCAAAACAAACGGGAGTGCACCATTACACAATACGAACTACGCATATCCGAGTCTTTCCGAAAAAATACCCCGATAGGTGAATGTGCAACCAACAACTCTCCCCTTATTTATGGAAAATATGACTAAACTTGAAGTCATCCATCAGTTTGGAATAATTGTACATAATGGAGTAATAACTTAGGATGCTATTTTAATGGGTGCTGCCGTTATGCTTGATTCTAAGGTACAAATCACACCACCCAAATTATTAAGGGATTGCTCAGAAAATAAGCTTAGGGAAAATACTGTTAGGGCTTAAATGATTTAGATATAAGGCTAAAACCTTCTAGTGCCATTTAAGGgagtatttttatttaattatatattttcatcaataaatCTAAGCAATAGCAGAAGGATCAAGACAAATAAATCGAAGCTGATTGCTAACAAGGAGATGCTTCATAACGTACCTGATTCATCCTAAAATCCGCGGAATGAGTTGAGAAGCCCGCCAGCCTGTCGGCTATCCAAAAATGTGTAAGGGAGAAAAAGGCTTACAGCGAAAAGTAAAATCTTGCAGAacggtaaaaaaaaaagtgagaaGGAATTGGGAgataaatatgaataattaGGCTAGCAGATTACAAGCAACAATATACCAAAAGTTCAAGCTCTTGATCAGGGCATTTGAccgaaaagaaagatactCCATTTGGGAACATAAAAGGTGGagtcttttcttcttggaaTTATATCTTTGCTCAAAGTTGCAGCAACGCTTTTACGCACACTTGTTATAAGAGATTTAAAATCACCAGGTGTATCAAGACCCACTGAAAACTAAAAGCCCCCGCTGTATAAAGCTACACTTCACAACATCGAGCGGCAAGATACGGAATTGGAAATTTTGTGAGTATTTGGAGcaccatttttttgctgttaAACTGTTATTCATTGAAATCAGCTTAGCGCTCGTTATCTCTTATTACAATGCCTTCGGTTCAGAAGAATTCCAAATCCTCTCAAGGCTCTAGAAAAGGTACCACATTCCAGAATGAATTTACCGGAATACCTTCGGAGATTCCCCTAGGAAATTTGCCGCCGCTTCCAAAACCAAGGTTTCAGTATTCAGCTCCGACTGTACCAAAACCTAATCATGTCTACATGAACACTGGTGGAAGCCACTCTCAATATTCCCTACAGCCATCAAcagtttcttcttctgctaTACAGCCGAATGATGGAACACAGTCTCTATACAACTTTCCGGCACATGGACCTGATAGGCAGCATGGACACTCACAAAATGCTTACCAGGCTCAGCGCGCAAATACAAATGTGGATCCATCTTTATATCAGAGATCTGGCCCTGCCTTCAGAACACTTTCTACTCCAACTACACCAGTTAATGCAACTTCAGAACCAATAAGACATCGTAAAACTTCTGATGCACTTAACAGAGGGGGAAAGCCATATCAAAGGGTTCGGACACAAGGCGTACAGACGTTAAACTCGATATTACAACATCAACCAGTTGGAAAATCACAAGTTTTGAAAAACTCTGGACAACATCTGCCTGGTGTAAAAACTCAGAGGATTCTTTCTGCACCAGTTAATAGTGGAAATTTCCAACCCCAACAGAATTTCGACTCTCAGCAAGTTCGGCAAaggcagcagcaacaacagtaTAGGGTTACACCTATTTCTGAATTTAAGGCGTCACGTGAACCTGTTGTCTTAAAACAGCACCTGCGGCAGGAACAATTTACATCTCAGCGTCCGCAAGCTACGCGTTCTATATCATCTAGAAGCACACAACAATACAGACATGAGGGATCTGACATTACACAAAATCTGGGTCCTAGCCGAGTCACATCAGAGAATGTCTACGGTGCCCGATCAACTAACGTGCCTTATATCAAACCAGTTTCGCCGATTAAGAGATCAAAGGCAACAACCCACGAACAGTCTTCAAATCAGATCTCTCAACTATATCCATCAGGAGATGATGAAGCCTCATTAGAACAGAGAGGAAAGTCCGAACTTGCTCAACAGGGGGAGACTTATGTGCCCACACAAAACCaccaccatcatcatcatcatcggaGTCACAGTCACCACCGCCTAGAAAGTTTAAGCAACGGCTTTACACTTTCAATTTCCAACCCATCCGACGAACAAcattcttctccttctcaaCAAAACAGGAGAAGTCCAATATTACGACAATCCTTAAGTTTTCTCCATAAAAACAGAAcagcatcatcttcatcattggCTTCCGAATTCTCGGCTGCTTTGGATCTGGGCAAGTATCATTCTTCTGGGAAGGCTGCGACTGCAGGTGGTAGAATCATACCTCAGAGAATAGATGTAAGAGGTTCACAAAAAGATCGAGcatcaaaatcaagatCATTTAGCTCAATAACCAGGAGAGTCACGTCTGCCGCTTCGTTTAGAAATTCGGGGGATAAGGAAAGAGTATATTCCACTGGCTCACTATCTTCGAGACATTCGTCTAAAGAAATATCGAAGAAGCCCTCAGTTTATCCTGCAATGCTTTCCGAAGTTGCACGAGCTTTCAGAGATAGAATCCAACTTGGTACACGTTACAAGAATGGACTGGAATATAGAGACGCATTTACAGGTGCGGAAGCTGTTGACATAGTTGCAAGGATTATTCGTACTTCCGATAGAAACCTTGCTTTGCTACTGGGTCGTTCACTGGACGCCCAAAAATTTTATCACGATGTGACGTATGAACACAGACTAAGGGATTCAACAAACGAAGTGTACCAATTCTCTGAAGATGTTTTTAGCCCATACGGTGGACACAATTCATTTAACCGGCAAAACTCGATGTCAAGCAATAATTATACTGATACCGATGGCCGTGCTATGATACCTCCTAGCTATTCTGGAAATGATCTTGCTAACAGGACATCGGATTATATTGGTGTGAATGGCGTTTTCACACTATTGACTGAATGCTACTCACCAACTTGTTCCCGTGATAATTTATGTTATAGTATAGCCTGCCCAAGACGTTTGGAACAGCAGGCTCGACTTAGTATGAAATCAGGATCATTGACTAGAAGTGACTCGCGGCTTTCTTTGAACCAGGATGATCATAAACCTTATTGGCAGTTAACTGTTCCAAAATCACTTCTGGATTCTCttgataaaaaggaaatcaaAAGACAGGaatgcatttttgaaaCTATATACTCTGAGAGGGATTTTGTGAAGGATCTGGAATATCTTCGGGAATTTTGGATTAGGCCACTTtctgaaacaaaaattatcaGACAGAGTGAGAGAGATCATTTTGTTAAGACAGTATTTTATGGTATAAACGAGATTTGGGAAATCAATTCAAAGTTTGCCGAGGCATTGACAAAACGTCAACAGGAAGATCACGTAGTTAAGGAAGTCGGTGATATTTTCTTGGAATTTATTCCAAGATTTGAGCCTTTTATTAAATATGGAGCAGGTCAAGTTATGGGAAGATATGAATTTGATAGGCAGAAGAGGCACAATCCATTTTTTGTCAGATTTATAGAAGATACATCCAACAGGGCTGAATCAAGAAGGCTAGATGTTTCATCGTATTTATCAAAACCAACGACAAGGCCTGCAAGATATCCTTTACTTTTAAGGAGTATCAGAAATCACACAGCTCCAGATTCAAAGGATTATGAAAATTTAGGTAAGGCGATGGAGATGCTTGAAAAAATGCTTAAGagaattaattttgaaacAGGTAAGGCCTCAGATAGATTGAATCTGTTTTTATTGAAACAGAAGTTAGTGTTCCGGCCAGGTGAGTTGGTTGATCTTAAACTTACGGCTGAGAACAGAAAACTTCTTTATCAATGcactttgaagaagaaaaatgccGCGGAGAAGGACAAGGCAGGAGAAATACAGGCCTATCTATTTGATCATGCTCTTCTGCTAGTTAAGGTCAAGGTAATTAACAAACGGGAAGTTTATCGCGTGTACCAAAGGCCCATGCCCATTCCTTTGATGTTCCTATCCTTGAATGAAGAAGCACCTACTTTGAGGATGATAAAACGAGCGGCATCTACGGGAACTTCATCTGGTTCTACTACTACAATGTTAGGAAGAAGTCAACTTCCGCCCGGTAACTTCCAATTAGCATCAACTGCCGCAAAATCTCCAATATCATTCACTTATATTGGAAGAAATGGCTATAAGCTGACTTTATATGCAACACCTGCGATTCAGAGAATGCTTGTGGAAAAGATTGAAACTCAgtcaaagaagatgattgAGGACAACGATGTGTTTACATTGACACCATTAAATTCGAACTACTTTGATGCAA includes the following:
- the ARC18 gene encoding subunit of the Arp2/3 complex (BUSCO:EOG09264S3E) encodes the protein MPAYHSTFLVDGANSREVGDFAVLPLKTKFKGPSLPCDSEYDIIDEILDLFRANTFFKNFQIKGPADRTLIYGILFVSQCLNKLNIRMSKSESVRVLLNLASEDFAIPGDIGFPLNSLYQAPKDRNESIFFRQYLTQFRQELAMRLIERLYGKDELKPNKFWMAFSRKKFMNKSL